In Deinococcus seoulensis, the following proteins share a genomic window:
- the rplP gene encoding 50S ribosomal protein L16, whose protein sequence is MLLPKRTKFRKQHRGRMTGDAKGGDYVAFGDYGLIALEPAWIRSNQIEACRIVMSRHFRRGGKIYIRIFPDKPVTKKPAETRMGKGKGAVEFWVSVVKPGRVMFEVSGVTEVQAKEAFRLAGHKLPIQTKMVKREVYDEAQ, encoded by the coding sequence ATGCTTCTTCCCAAGCGCACCAAGTTCCGTAAACAGCACCGCGGCCGGATGACCGGTGACGCCAAGGGCGGCGACTACGTCGCGTTCGGCGACTACGGCCTGATCGCCCTGGAACCCGCCTGGATCCGCAGCAACCAGATCGAGGCCTGCCGTATCGTCATGAGCCGTCACTTCCGCCGCGGCGGTAAGATCTACATCCGGATCTTCCCCGACAAGCCCGTGACCAAGAAGCCCGCCGAAACCCGAATGGGTAAAGGGAAAGGCGCCGTGGAGTTCTGGGTCAGCGTCGTCAAGCCCGGCCGCGTCATGTTCGAAGTGTCCGGCGTGACCGAAGTCCAGGCCAAGGAAGCCTTCCGTCTGGCCGGTCACAAGCTGCCCATCCAGACCAAGATGGTCAAGCGCGAGGTTTACGATGAAGCCCAGTGA
- the rpsC gene encoding 30S ribosomal protein S3, protein MGNKINPNGFRLGITRGWNSRWYAGKKQYAGLLKEDEKIRNLVGKKLNAAGIARIEIERAGQQVNVIISAAKPGIVIGKGGESIKELRQDIEKLVSAGTVAVNVAEIPNPNISAPLVALRIAEQIERRFAFRRAMKQAAQRVMESGARGVKIILSGRLGGAEQARTEMVREGRVPLHTLRADIDYGTALARTTYGILGIKVMVFTGEVIGGRTETFARPQRRNDERRPEGDRPNRRRPTARRRPGGE, encoded by the coding sequence ATGGGTAACAAGATCAACCCGAACGGCTTCCGCCTGGGCATCACCCGTGGCTGGAACAGCCGCTGGTACGCCGGCAAGAAGCAGTACGCCGGTCTGCTGAAAGAAGACGAGAAGATCCGTAACCTCGTCGGCAAGAAGCTCAACGCTGCAGGCATCGCCCGCATCGAGATCGAGCGCGCCGGCCAGCAGGTCAACGTGATCATCAGCGCCGCGAAACCCGGCATCGTGATCGGCAAGGGCGGCGAGTCCATCAAGGAACTCCGCCAGGACATCGAGAAACTCGTGTCCGCCGGCACGGTCGCGGTGAACGTCGCCGAGATCCCCAACCCCAACATCAGCGCGCCCCTGGTCGCCCTGCGCATCGCCGAGCAGATCGAACGCCGCTTCGCGTTCCGCCGCGCCATGAAGCAGGCCGCCCAGCGCGTGATGGAATCCGGCGCCCGCGGCGTCAAGATCATCCTGTCCGGCCGCCTCGGCGGAGCCGAGCAGGCCCGCACCGAGATGGTCCGCGAAGGCCGCGTGCCCCTGCACACCCTGCGCGCCGACATCGACTACGGCACCGCCCTGGCCCGCACCACCTACGGCATCCTGGGCATCAAGGTCATGGTCTTCACCGGTGAAGTCATCGGCGGCCGCACCGAAACCTTCGCCCGTCCCCAGCGCCGCAACGACGAACGTCGTCCCGAAGGCGACCGTCCCAACCGCCGCCGCCCGACCGCGCGGCGCCGCCCCGGAGGTGAGTGA
- the rplV gene encoding 50S ribosomal protein L22, whose product MTAPVTEFRNKKQRKQNVKLRTPGKAIAKYVRISPRKVRLVVDVIRGKSVRDAEDLLRFIPRAASEPVAKVLNSAKHNALHNDNMLEDRLVITAAYVDAGPTLKRLIPRARGSANIIKKRTSHITIIVGEKGNK is encoded by the coding sequence ATGACCGCTCCAGTCACTGAATTCCGCAACAAGAAGCAGCGCAAGCAGAACGTCAAGCTGCGCACGCCCGGCAAGGCCATCGCCAAGTACGTCCGCATCAGCCCCCGCAAGGTGCGTCTGGTCGTCGACGTGATCCGCGGCAAGAGCGTCCGTGACGCCGAAGACCTGCTGCGCTTCATCCCCCGCGCCGCCAGCGAGCCCGTCGCGAAAGTCCTGAACAGCGCCAAGCACAACGCGCTGCACAACGACAACATGCTCGAAGACCGCCTGGTCATCACGGCCGCCTACGTGGACGCCGGACCGACCCTCAAGCGCCTGATTCCCCGCGCCCGTGGCAGCGCGAACATCATCAAGAAGCGCACCAGCCACATCACCATCATCGTGGGCGAGAAGGGGAACAAGTAA
- the rpsS gene encoding 30S ribosomal protein S19 encodes MPRSLKKGPFVDDHLLKKVDVQNEKKDKRVIKTWSRRSTIVPEMIGHTIAVHNGKQHVPVFVNEQMIGHKLGEFSPTRNYRGHGADKNAKGSKKK; translated from the coding sequence ATGCCCCGTAGCCTCAAGAAAGGCCCGTTCGTGGATGACCACCTCCTGAAGAAGGTCGACGTCCAGAACGAAAAGAAAGACAAGCGCGTCATCAAGACCTGGTCGAGGCGCTCCACCATCGTCCCCGAAATGATCGGCCACACCATTGCCGTCCACAACGGCAAGCAGCACGTGCCCGTCTTCGTGAACGAGCAGATGATCGGCCACAAACTCGGCGAGTTCAGCCCCACCCGCAACTACCGCGGCCACGGCGCTGACAAGAACGCCAAGGGGAGCAAGAAGAAATGA
- the rplB gene encoding 50S ribosomal protein L2 yields the protein MAVKKYRPYTPSRRQMTTADFSGLTKKRPEKALTTALPKTGGRNNRGRITSRFIGGGHKRLYRIIDFKRRDKAGVTAKVAAVEYDPNRSARIALLHYADGAKRYILAPEGLMVGATVNAGPEAEPKLGNALPLRFVPVGAVVHSVELVPGKGAQLARSAGTSIQVQGKESDYVILRLPSGELRRVHSECYATIGTVGNAEHKNINLGKAGRSRWLGRKPHQRGSAMNPVDHPHGGGEGRTGAGRVPVSPWGQPAKGLKTRKKRKNSDRFIITRRGGK from the coding sequence ATGGCCGTCAAGAAATACCGTCCGTACACCCCCAGCCGTCGCCAGATGACGACTGCGGACTTCAGCGGACTGACCAAGAAGCGCCCCGAAAAAGCGCTCACCACCGCCCTCCCCAAGACCGGCGGTCGTAACAACCGTGGCCGCATCACCAGCCGCTTCATCGGCGGTGGCCACAAGCGCCTGTACCGCATCATCGACTTCAAGCGCCGCGACAAGGCCGGCGTGACCGCCAAGGTCGCCGCCGTCGAGTACGATCCCAACCGCAGCGCCCGCATCGCCCTGCTGCACTACGCCGACGGCGCCAAGCGTTACATCCTGGCCCCCGAAGGCCTGATGGTCGGCGCGACCGTGAACGCCGGACCCGAAGCCGAACCCAAGCTGGGCAACGCCCTGCCGCTGCGTTTCGTGCCCGTCGGTGCCGTCGTGCACAGCGTCGAACTGGTTCCCGGCAAGGGCGCCCAGCTGGCCCGCAGCGCCGGCACCAGCATCCAGGTGCAGGGTAAGGAAAGCGACTACGTGATCCTGCGACTGCCCAGCGGCGAACTGCGCCGCGTGCACAGCGAGTGCTACGCCACCATCGGTACGGTCGGCAACGCCGAGCACAAGAACATCAACCTCGGTAAGGCCGGTCGCAGCCGCTGGCTCGGCCGCAAGCCCCACCAGCGCGGTAGCGCCATGAACCCCGTGGATCACCCCCACGGCGGTGGTGAAGGCCGTACCGGCGCCGGCCGCGTGCCTGTGTCCCCCTGGGGCCAGCCCGCCAAGGGTCTCAAGACCCGCAAGAAGCGCAAGAACAGCGACCGCTTCATCATCACCCGCCGCGGCGGGAAGTAA
- a CDS encoding 50S ribosomal protein L23: MSHYDILQQPVISEKAYAGMERGVYTFWVSPKATKTEIKSAVQKAFGVTVIGISTMNVPGKRKRVGRFIGHRADRKKAIVRLADGQKIEALEGQA, encoded by the coding sequence ATGAGCCACTACGACATCCTTCAGCAGCCCGTGATCAGCGAGAAGGCCTACGCCGGCATGGAACGCGGCGTGTACACCTTCTGGGTGAGCCCCAAGGCCACCAAGACCGAAATCAAGAGCGCCGTCCAGAAAGCGTTCGGTGTGACCGTCATCGGTATCAGCACCATGAACGTCCCTGGCAAGCGTAAGCGCGTCGGCCGCTTTATCGGCCACCGCGCCGACCGCAAGAAGGCCATCGTGCGTCTCGCCGACGGCCAGAAGATCGAGGCCCTCGAAGGCCAGGCCTAA